From the genome of Cololabis saira isolate AMF1-May2022 chromosome 4, fColSai1.1, whole genome shotgun sequence:
CAGGGGGCATCATATGTTAGTCTTTCAAGTTTATATGAcgtctgattcttttttttttttgctgtgctgaggtgttttttgcaattCCACACTCCATACTGATCACATCTTTAGAGTTTATCACTCGTGTGAGTACGTTGGTGCTTCTTTAGctgacttgatgtggtaaaagctgctccacactgatcacatctgaacggtttatctccagtgtgaacacgttggtgaatctttagctttcctgattcagtaaaagctgctccacactgatcacatctgaacggtttatctccagtgtgaatacgttggtgagtccttagatgaTCTCGTCTggaaaaagctgctccacactgatcacatctgaacggtttatctccagtgtgaatacgttggtgaattaTTAGactacctgatgtggtaaaagctgctccacactgatcacatctgaacggtttatctccagtgtgaatacgttggtgagtccttagatgaTCTCGTCTggaaaaagctgctccacactgttcacatctgaacggtttttctccagtgtgaatacgttggtgagtccttagagtactttgttgggtaaaagctgctccacactgatcacaagtgaacggtttatctccagtgtgaatacgttggtgcctAATTAGATGACTTTGTTtgataaaagctgctccacactgatcacaagtgaacggtttatctccagtgtgaatacgttggtgagtcattAGATTATTTgactcagtaaaagctgctccacactgatcacatctgaacggtttatctccagtgtgaatacgttggtgagtccttagatgatcttgtctggtaaaagctgctccacactgatcacaagtgaacggtttatctccagtgtgaatacgttggtgagtcattagattacttgatgtggtaaaagctgctccacactgttcacatctgaacggtttctctccagtgtgaatacgttggtgagtccttagatgactttgttgggtaaaagctgatccacactgatcacatctaaacggtttatctccagtgtgaatacgttggtgtctctttagctttcctgactcagtaaaagctgctccacactgatcacacctaaacggtttatctccagtgtgaacacgtttGTGATTCCTTAAACTACTTgactcagtaaaagctgctccacactgatcacaagtgaacggtttatctccagtgtgaatacgttggtgagtcattAGACTATCTcgtctggtaaaagctgctccacactgatcacaagtgaacggtttatctccagtgtgaatcatcTTATGTTTTCTCAGAcctgatgaagtggtgaggactTTCTTGCAGTGATCACAGCGATAACTTGTGGTTCTCTCTTTgcctttatgtttctgtaaggacagagaagaagaattaaATACTCTTGTTGGCTGACTCACAAAAGCTTTTCAGTTTCTATAAAGTGCTGTCTGTCTAAAGTTCTGTTATTGACAGCCAGAGACCTTCAGATGAAACATCTCAGTACATCAAATCAAAAGTGTAAATGGTTAAAGCTACTAACACGAAAACCATCAAAATATTTCATTAATAGGGGTGGATATTGATAAGATCCTCCAAACTTTTTTCATTCTGCGTAACGATTCGGTTTTTATtgattcccttatcaattctcaataataaataaaattgtcctttttaaaaaagataTATGAACTGAGCAGTCAAAAATAAAGCCAGTGagccagtgacaaatacaaCCAAGGCAGAGTTCTCTTCTGCTTTTTCAGGCTGGGTAAAATCTCACCATAGGTCGCACTTTTGTCACTGGAGACTGCCAGTGTAAAGGTGTAATGCTTTTGCATGAGTAGCACAAACTCCTCTGCTCTTCTTAAGTCCTCATTTTATCAAGGAGCAGCATGTGTTTGGGTGGCTCCGAGGGGTGACATACACAACTTAAATTCTTATGTACCGTTGTGCTTTTCAGTTGATCATGATCTAATAATTTACATGCAAACATTTTTATGTTGCCTGCAATATAAAGTATCTTACTGAGCACGTTTTGCTTctccttaaaggtgacctattatggcatttcatgtatattttaaacaggccttgaatgtcttaaaaacaatctaaagctagttttttctacataaatcataaatccagcctgtgggccgtgtcactagttttaccgcttctaacccctttttctgcgcctcatttttagggaaggggggggtatgataatgaggctctgtgctgattggctccctgaatgacgtgtagcaggggaggagaataaacctcgctccgccagagcagcccgagcctgtaaataaatcacaacactgaattttcacaaatggaaactttattgttaaaaaaataaaatatgagttgtatataaataacatttatgcactatttaagccggatctacccggtggatgctgaacgctggccccggagccacgccgggcgcccggcatGGCTCCGCGGCGCTCCGCCCGTTACCgaggatcaaaccgacagatttggctgaaaaaatctcgtcgggtgaagctggtccagcctgggacagacccccgaggacccagctcccaaaccacccgggaacctggataaTTTAACCTGGAACCGCGGcaccgcggcgccgcgtccgactggctgaaggaaggaccgctccagcagcggagagagctggttgtgggcatggtttcagcagcggaggctgaacctctggaaatctgctcccgtcgtgacgtcacgacgggagcagattctcattggctcaaaaaaaaccacgtgacactgggggactctgtccggcgggggtcagagagcttgcagaaattcatggtattttgtctcccctgtgctggcagggtgaggggagaccactttatatatgttaaaacaagaaaaaacatgtttttcataataggtcccctttaaggaccACTTTTTCTCGTATAGATTTATTGTTGACCAGTTTAATGGTTTtgaagttttttgtgtttttttaaagtaatatttgttctcttttttaacGTCTTGAACTATTTCTTCAAATTTTTGACCGTCGCTAccaagcttaaaaaaaaacactgaataaAGTCACGAGGAACCTTTTGGGTTGAATTTTGCCAAAAACTTTGGAATTTCAATATTCCACCAACAGGGCAAGGAAAAAACACACCGTACGGTCAGCGTTTTTAGATACAACCCCATTATTATCACTGGAtgattagtagtagtagtagtagtagtagtagtagtagtagtagtgtttatttcgaatatgaatcatataaaaaaaagaaagaaataagacaatcgtcttaacatgagacataaaagtacatattcgaaagggagtgagaagaagtaaaacttataaactctcaccccctctccttaaatatgactagctaacacatgtgaacataacattatgcaaacataataTTGCCTATACACAGGGGTGTAGCACCAAATTCTGGGCCCTGTACACTCTCAATGTCAGTGGGCCCCTATCCATGCCCGCGAGGcgcgtgagagaaaaaaaaaagggggggggggggggcgtattTATACAATCTACTACAATCAACTACAATCAGATCAGATTATATTGATGAGTGGTTCTGAATTGATGCATTTGGCCTACTTGTGCTCAAATACCTAAAACATTAGGGTACATCTGGCTGCAATAAGTTGCAGaggcaaaaatgttttaagccATTTTTCAGCCAGATTGAGAAGAATAGCTAATTGTTTTTCTATGTTCTCACCAGATTCAGAATCACAATAATTTTTGATTGATAGTGAGATCACAGTTATTTAACATGATTATTCATTGGCTTTGGTAATATCATGAATTTATTGAACATTGACAATAGCTTTTAAGCACAGCACTGCACCGCAATGCTAAGGCTTTTTAccagacaaaaataataaattgcgTTATTGCTCAATTAATATATTACTAGTGTGCACTTGAGCCTACAGTGATATTGGTATGTTATTTACATGTTGATATATGCAGCAGCAATATTGCTAGATGGATCATTCATTAAATCTCAGCACggagtttcattttattttctgtaatgcaaaaatgtcttacattctggattcatcacaaatcaactgaaatattgcaagccttttattattttaatattgctgatcatggcttacagcttaagaaaactcaaatatcctatctcaaaaaattagaatattctgggaatcttaatcttaaactgtaaaccataatcagcaatattaaaataataaaaggcttgcaatatttcagttgatttgtaatgaatccagaatgtatgacatttttgtttttttaattgcattacagaaaataaaggactttatcacaatattcaaattttctgagacagtcttgtaaacttgctggcgtggttgtgtttgaaccacttctgaatatccatcgttactttgtgttaatggAGCAGCAGCGCAGCGTCTTGCAGATCAGTGACGtccggctgatttatggttccgcgttgcaccaacgcagatcttacggcgtaggatacgcggcgacgcgaacgtacgttgcgcgtcaccgccggcgatttaacgcggaaccataaatgaggcttaacgcgCACGCATttctcagttttcttttcgtctttataactgagcatgcaaatacataaactgagggtgcaaagcttatgcaccctcgtagaaccgggcctgtataagcagcagctgtctggagtggACTATGTTAACTTTAATTGGACTTTGTATGACAAGCTAACTTGGTTCACCTTTGGGAAAGAAAGCAGTCAGCAGCTCCTTCCCCTCGTTCTGccatctttctttttgtttcctctatttctttttctgatagcccgatttatgttttttgggcaGCATGATGTCCTGCACACAGGTCTCTGATCTGGGCGCACTGTCTGACCCATACCTGTTGCCGGTCGCTGTTGGGCGGACTAAACCATTTTGCATAGGGGGGGCCTAGAATGTCTAATATGTTGGGAGAACTGTGACATTAAGTTCATTCTCTCATTTGATGTTATcaatatatttgaaata
Proteins encoded in this window:
- the LOC133442066 gene encoding zinc finger protein OZF-like; this translates as MDRDQNQDSEMDRDQNQDSEMDRDQNQDSEMDRDQNQDSEMDRDQNQDSEMDRDQNQDSEMDRDQNQDQESSIRTKAGSSSAGLQKHKGKERTTSYRCDHCKKVLTTSSGLRKHKMIHTGDKPFTCDQCGAAFTRRDSLMTHQRIHTGDKPFTCDQCGAAFTESSSLRNHKRVHTGDKPFRCDQCGAAFTESGKLKRHQRIHTGDKPFRCDQCGSAFTQQSHLRTHQRIHTGEKPFRCEQCGAAFTTSSNLMTHQRIHTGDKPFTCDQCGAAFTRQDHLRTHQRIHTGDKPFRCDQCGAAFTESNNLMTHQRIHTGDKPFTCDQCGAAFIKQSHLIRHQRIHTGDKPFTCDQCGAAFTQQSTLRTHQRIHTGEKPFRCEQCGAAFSRRDHLRTHQRIHTGDKPFRCDQCGAAFTTSGSLIIHQRIHTGDKPFRCDQCGAAFSRRDHLRTHQRIHTGDKPFRCDQCGAAFTESGKLKIHQRVHTGDKPFRCDQCGAAFTTSSQLKKHQRTHTSDKL